Below is a genomic region from Nocardioides panacis.
AGACCTTCGGGCGGACGGTCGCGCTCGACGGTCTGGACCTCGAGGTGACCACCGGTGAGGTGCACGGCTTCCTCGGCCCGAACGGTGCCGGGAAGTCCACGACCATCCGGGTGCTGCTCGGGCTGCTCCGGGCCGACGCGGGCGACGTACGGCTGCTGGAGGGGGACCCGTGGCGGGACGCCGCGACCCTGCACCGGCGGCTGGCCTACGTGCCCGGCGAGATGAACCTGTGGCCGAACCTCACCGGGGGCGAGGTCATCGACCTGCTCGGCCGGCTGCGCGGCAGCCACGACCCGCGGCGCCGGGCGGACCTGCTCGAGCGGTTCGACCTCGACCCGACCAAGAAGTCCCGCACCTACTCCAAGGGCAACCGGCAGAAGGTCGGCCTGGTCGCCGCGCTCGCCGCGGACGTGGAGCTGCTGCTGCTCGACGAGCCGACCTCCGGGCTCGACCCGCTGATGGAGGCGGTGTTCCAGGAGTGCATCCGCGAGGAGGCCGCCGCCGGGCGGACGGTGCTGCTGTCCAGCCACATCCTGGCCGAGGCCGAGGCGCTGTGCGACCGGGTCAGCATCGTGCGCTCCGGCCGGATCGTGCAGCACGGCACGCTCGCCGACCTGCGGCACCTGACCCGGACCACGGTGATCGCCGAGACCCGGCTGCACGCCGACGCCCTGGCCGCCGTACCCGGGGTGGGGCACGTGGACCGCCTCGACGGCCGGGTCAGCTTCGACGTCGACACCGAGCACCTCGACGAGGCGATGCGCTACCTGTCCTCGCTCGACATCCGGTCGCTGGTCAGCCACCCCCCGACCCTGGAGGAGCTGTTCCTGCGGCAGTACGGCGAGTCGGTGTGAGCACGCTCACCGGCACCACGGCCCTGGCCCGCCTCGTCGTCCGGCGGGACCGGGTCAGGATGGCGGTGTGGGTGCTCGCGATGACGCTGCTGACCTACTCCTCGGGCAGCGCGATGGGCACGACGTTCCCGACCCAGGCCTCGATCGACAGCTACGCCTCCTCGATGGCCACCTCGCCGGCGGTGATCTTCCTCGCCGGCCCGCCGGTCGCCCTGGACACGCTGCCGGGCATCGTGCTGAACAAGGTGTCCTTCCTGGGGCTGGTCGGCGTGTGCCTGATGACCGTCCTCCAGGTGGTGCGGCACACCCGCGCCGAGGAGGAGGAGGGGCGCGCCGAGCTGGTCCGGGCCGGGGTGGTGGGCCGCGACGCCGCGCTCGCGGCGACGGTGCTGGTGACCGGTGCCGCCGCGCTGCTCGTCGGGGCCGGGCAGGCGCTCGCGACGAACGCCGCGCAGGTGCCGCTCGGGGACGCGCTGCTGTACGGCGCGTCGGTGGCCGCCCTCGGCCTGGTGTTCGCCGGGATCGCGCTGTGCACCGCCCAGGTGTTCACCCACGCCCGGGCGGCGAGCGGGTCGGCCCTGGCGCTCTTCGGCGTCGCCTACGTCGTGCGGGGCGCCGGTGACGTGCAGGGCAACGGCCTGGTGTGGCTCTCGCCCATCGGGTGGTCCCAGGCGACGCACGCGACCGGCGCCGACGCGACCTGGTGGCCGCTGCTGGTCCCGGTCGTGGTGAGCGCCGTGCTCGTCGGTCTGGCCGCCTGGCTGCAGCGCCGGCGCGACGAGGGCGCCGGCCTGGTGTCCGGCCGGCCCGGCCGCGCGCAGGCCGCCCGCTCGCTGTCCGGGGCGTTCGGCCTGGCGCTGCGCACCCAGCGCCCGCTGCTGGTCGGCTGGGCCCTCGGCCTGTTCGCGCTCGGCGCGGTGTACGGCTCGCTGACCCAGGGCGTCGAGGACCTGGCCCGCAGCAACCCCACGCTGGAGGAGTTCTTCCGGGCGAGCGGGCAGGGCAGCCTGGTCGACTCGTTCCGCGCCACGATGCTGCTGGTGCTCGCCCTGCTGGCCGGCGCCTACGCCGTCGGCTCGGCGCTGCGGCTCACCTCCGAGGAGACCTCCGGCCGGCTCGAGCCGCTGCTCGCCACCGGGCTGTCGCGCGCCCGGTGGATGCTCGGCACCCTGGCGATGACCCTGGTCGGCAGCGCGACGGTGCTCCTCGCCGCCGGGGCGGGTCTCGGGTCGACGTACGCGATGTCGACGGGGGACCCGTCCCAGCTGCTCCGGATCGCCGGCCTGGAGCTGGTCTACCTCCCGGCCGTGCTGGTCCCGGCCGGCATCGCCGCGCTGGTGCACGGGTGGCGGCCGGGCTGGGCCCGGGTCGCCTGGGTGGTCCTCGCCGTCTGGTTCGTGCTCGGCTACCTCGGTGAGCTGCTGAACGCCCCCGAGTGGCTGGTGCGGACCTCTCCCTTCACCCGCACCCCCTCCGTCCCGGTGGCGTCGCTGTCCCTCACCGCCCCGCTGGTGATCACCCTGCTGGTGGCCCTGCTCACCGCCGTCGGCGTCACGGCCCTCCGCCACCGCGACCTCCAGACCCACTGAGGCGCCCCCACCCCGTCGGCGCGGGCCCGATGTCGGGGTGCGCCCGGGCACGGGCCGGCGGAGGGATGCCTCGATACGGAAATAGTTAGCAAGGGTAATGAGTTAGGCTAAGCACCATGCCATCCGTCGAGAAGGTCACCCGCACCGACAGCGGGCTCGCGTCCGCGCTGCGCATCTCCGTCGCGCGACTGCAGCGCCGGTTGCGCGGCGAGCGGGACCCGGACAACGAGCTGCTCCCGGTGGGGCAGCTGTCCGTCCTCGGTCTGCTGAACCGCTTCGGTGACAGCACCGTCGGCGAGCTCGCCGCCCTCGAGCGGGTCCAGCCGCCGTCGATGACCCGCACCGTCAACTGCCTCGACGACGGCGGCTACGTCGTACGTCGCAAGAACGAGTCCGACGGGCGCCAGGTCGTCGTCGCGCTGTCCGAGCAGGGCAAGCAGACCCTCGCCAACGACCGTCGCCGTCGCGACGCCTGGCTCGCGCAGCGGCTGCGCGAGCTCACCCCCGAAGAACGCTCCGTGCTGCGTCAGGCAGCTCCGATCATCGAAAGGCTGGCTCAGGCTTGAGTCCCACGTTCCGCTCACTGTCGAACCGCAACTACCGGCTGTACGCGTCCGGTGCCGTGGTGTCGAACGTCGGGACGTGGATGCAGCGCGTCGCCCAGGACTGGCTCGTCCTGCAGCTGACGCACAACAACGGCACCGCCCTGGGCATCACGACCGGCCTGCAGTTCCTGCCGATCCTGCTGCTCTCCCCGTACGCCGGCCTGATCGCCGACCGCTTCCCGAAGCGCCGGCTGCTGCAGGTCACCCAGCTGATGCTCGCCGTCCCGGCGATGCTGCTCGGCGTGCTCGCGGTGACCGGGGTCGCGCAGAGCTGGCACGTCTACGCCCTGGCGTTCGTCTTCGGCATCGGCTCGGCGTTCGATGCCCCGGCCCGCCAGTCGTTCGTCAGCGAGATCGTCGGTCCCGAGGACCTGACCAACGCGGTCGGCCTCAACTCGGCGTCGTTCAACCTGGCCCGGATGATCGGCCCGGCCCTGGCCGGCCTGCTGATCGCCGCCTTCGGCTCGGGCGTCCCCGCGACCGGCGCGGTGATCATGGTCAACGCGGTCAGCTACGGCGCGGTGATCCTGTCGCTGCAGCGGATGCGCGACAGCGAGCTCAACCGCGCCGCGCCGACCCCCCGGCACAAGGGGATGATCCGCGACGGCGTGCGCTACGTGCTGCGTCGCCCGGACCTGATGCTGATCCTCACCATCGTGTTCTTCGCCGGCACCTTCGGGCTGAACTTCCAGCTCACCTCCGCGCTGATGGCGACCGAGGTGTTCCACAAGGGCGCCAGCGAGTACGGCATCCTCGGTACGACGCTCGCGATCGGCTCCCTGTCGGGCGCGCTGCTCGCCGCGCGCCGCGGCCGGATCCGGCACCGCCTGGTGATCATCGCCGCCGTCGTGTTCGGCGTCGCCGAGATCGTCGCCGGCCTGCTGCCGACGTACGTCGCGTTCGCGATCTGGACGCCAGTGATCGGGATCGCCTCGCTGACGATGATCACGTCGGCCAACGCCACCTTCCAGATGAGCGTCGCGCCGGAGATGCGCGGCCGGGTGATGGCGCTCTACATGATGATCTTCATGGGCGGCACGCCGATCGGCTCGCCCATCGTCGGCTGGGTCGGGGAGACCTTCGGGGCGCGCTGGACGCTGATCGGCGGAGGGGTCGCCACGATCCTCGGCACCGTGCTGGCGGTGCTGGTGTTCAGCCGCGCCCAGGGCCTGATCGGGCACGCGCACGACCGGACCGCGCACCGACCGAGCGCCGAGCCCGAGCGGGCCGTGCGCGAGGTAGGCGCGGCCGGCGAGGTGGTTGCCGGCCGCGCCTAGAGCGGGTCCCCGTCTAGCGCGAGGCGAACCAGGGCTGGTGCAGGTCGAGGTAGCGCACGTCGTGCATCGCGGTCTCCATCGCCCGGCGTACCTCCTCGGGCATCGCGACCTGCTCGCCGCGGCGGGCCGACTCCTCGTCGGAGAACGAGACCGTCTCGATGAACGACCCGTCCGCCTCGATCGCCAGGGTGCCGCCGAGGATCTCCGGGCGCATCTCGTGCAGCTGCTCGGTGTCGGTCATCATCGCCTTGAGGGTGTCCACGTCGTCGACCTTGCCCCGGATCACCTGGACGAAGCCGGCGTCGTCGGAGCCGCCGTCCATCAGCAGCGTGACGTCGGCGCAGTCGTGGAACTCGACGGGTCCGTCGAACAGCCTCTCCATCTCCGACCACCAGGCGCCCTGCTCGGGGCGCGCGGCGTTCGCGGCCGCCGCCTCCTGCGACTCGAAGCGCACGATCGCGAGGAACTGGTCGTCGTCGGTGAACCCGTAGGTCCCGCCGAGCCAGCCGTCCGCCCCCGGTGCGAGCTCACGCAGCCAGCGCTCGCCCATCTCCCGGCACTCGTCCCGCCGGGTGCTCTTCCCCCTGGATGATCTGGATGAACATGGGGCCTCCTTGTGGGCAGGCCGCTTCGGGTGAAGTGGTCGTTCCCGACGCTAGTGAGGGCGCTCGGGTGGGGTCCATGGCCCGTTCGGGGCAGCCCGCCGCCTACCCTGGAGACATGAATCCCCGCTACCGACGGCTGGTGATCCCGGGCGCCCTGGTGGGGCTGATCCTGATCGTGGTCCTGACCGCCCTGCTCGGGCGGTAGCCGTGGCCGCCGAACCCCTCCTCCGGGCCCTGACGCGGATGCGCGGGCTGCTCCTGGACGACCAGCAGCTGGTCCGGGCCGTCGCCTCGGGCCGCCAGAAGGGCCAGACCCCGCGCTGGCGCCGCGTCGAGCTCCGGTACGTCGACCTGAAGGCCGGCCGACGCCTCCAGGTGACGGCCTACGACGACACCCAGGCGCACACCTCGAACCACGAGCCCGGGGACGCCGCGAAGGCCGCCGTCGACGACCTGCTGGACCTGCCCTTCGGCAACTGGCACGTCGAGACGCTGACCGAGACCCACCAGCTCCGGGTGACCAAGAGGCTCGAGGCGATGGTGCACACGCAGGCGAGTGGTCCCGACAGGCTCGACCAGCCGGGACCCGGGCTCGACCGGCCGGGATCCGGGCTCGACCAGTCGGGGGAGGACCCGGCGCGCGAGCACGACCGGCGCAAGCCCCGGCTGCTCCCGGAGGACGCGCCGGTGCTGGTGGCGCTGGGCATCTCCGACGCCGACGGCCGGGTCAAGCCGAGCCGGCAGGCGAAGTACCGCCAGGTCGACGAGTTCCTGCGCAGCCTCACCTCCGTGGTCGACGAGGCGCTGGCCTCCGGACGGCTGCGCACCCCCACCGCGGAGGAGCCGCTGCGGGTCGTGGACCTCGGCTGCGGCAACGCCTACCTCACGTTCGCGGCGCACGCCTACCTCGAGGGCGTCCGCGGCCTGCCGGTGCGGGTGGTCGGCATCGACCGGCAGCCGCAGCTGGTGGCCCGCAACAACGAGATCGCGCGGGACCTCGGGATCGAGGAGCGGATCTCGTTCTCGCCCGGCGACATCGGCACCGCCGAGCTCGACGAGCGGCCGGACGTGGTGCTGGCGCTGCACGCGTGCGACACCGCCACCGACGACGCGCTCGCCCGGGCGGTCACCTGGGAGGCCCCGCTGGTGCTCGCGGCGCCCTGCTGCCACCACGACATCGCCGCCCAGCTGCGGCGCACGCCGACCCCGGCGCCGTACTCCCTGCTCACGCGCAGCGGCATCCTGCGCGAGCGGTTCGCGGACACCCTCACCGACGCGGTGCGCGCCTCGGTGCTGCGCCAGGTCGGCTACCGGGTCGACGTGACCGACTTCGTGGACAGCCGGCACACCCCGCGCAACACGCTGCTGCGCGCGGTGCGGACCGGCGCCGCGCCCTCGCCGGACGCCCGGCGCGAGCTGGACGACGTCGTCAGCACCTGGGGCATCCACCCGCAGCTGGCGGAGCTCCTGCGTGACCGGCTGGCCTAGGACCCGCGCGGCCGCGCTGCTGGCCCCGTTCCTGACCGTGCTCGCGACGGGAGCCGGGGCGGCGTACGCCGCGCCGGACGACCCGGTCCCGAGCCGGACGCTGTTCACGATCGACGACGACGAGGTGTTCGAGTCCAGCGGGCTGGTCGACACCGGCCGGGTGGTCTACACGATCAACGACTCCGGCGACGACGCGGTCGTCTACGGCCTGGACCCGGGCACCGGCCGTCCGGTCAGCCGGACGACGTACGCCGGCTCCGTCGAGGACGTGGAGGCGATCGCCCCCGGCCGGGACGGCCGCGTCTGGGTCGGCGACATCGGTGACAACCGGCGCCGCCGCGACGACGTCACGGTCTACCGCGTCGACCCGCGCGACGGCGAGCACCCGGCCACACCGCACCGGCTGACCTACCCCGACGGCGCGCACGACGCCGAGACGCTGCTGGTCCACCCGCGGACCGGCCGGGTCTTCGTGGTGTCCAAGTCGCCCTTCGGCGGCACCGTGTACGCCGCCCCGCGCACCCTGTCCGGCGCCGCCACCGACCGGCTCACGTCCTTCGCGCGGGTCTCCGGGCTGGTCACCGACGGCACGTTCTTCGCGGGCGGCAGGCGGGTGCTGCTGCGCACCTACGGCACCGCCTCGGTCTACACGTTCCCCGGCTTCGCGCTCGTCGGCACCGTGCGGCTGCCCGCCCAGCGGCAGGGCGAGGGCATCTCGGTCTCGCCGCAGGGACGGGTGCTGGTCTCCAGCGAGGGGCCCCGGTCCGACGTGCTCGAGGTGACACTGCCGGCGGCGCTCACCGACCCGTCGGCCACCCCGGCGGCGGCGCCCCTGGGGCCCGGGCCCACCCGCGACCCGCAGCGCCCCGGGGACCGGCCGCCGCGCGACCGGACGGCCGAGGAGTGGGGCTGGGTCGCGCTGGCCTCCGTCGGCGTCCTGTCGCTGGGCTACCTGACGCTCAGAGCCGTTCGACCACGTGGTCCACGCAGGCGGTGAGCGCCTCGACGTCGGCCGGGTCGATCGCCGGGAACATCGCCACCCGCAGCTGGTTGCGGCCGAGCTTGCGGTAGGGCTCGACGTCCACCACACCGTTGGCGCGCAGCACCCTGGCGACCGCGGCGGCGTCGACGCCCTCGTCGAAGTCGATGGTGCCGATGACCAGCGAGCGCTCGTCCGGGTCGGCGACGTACGGGGTCGTGTAGGACGTCTTCTCGGCCCAGGTGTAGAGCCGGTTCGAGCTGTCGGTGGTCCGGGACACCGCGAAGTCCAGGCCGCCCTGGCCGTTGAGCCAGTCGAGCTGCTCGGCCATCAGGAACAGCGTCGCGACCGACGGGGTGTTGTAGGTCTGGTTCTTGGTCGAGTTGTCGATCGCCGTGGGCAGGTCGAGGAACGCCGGCACCCAGCGGTCGGACGCGCCGATCTCCGCGGCGCGTTCCAGTGCCGCCGGCGAGAGCAGCGCGACCCACAGGCCGCCGTCGGAGCCGAAGTTCTTCTGCGGCGCGAAGTAGTAGGCGTCGGTCTCGCTGACGTCGACGGGCAGGCCGCCGGCACCCGAGGTGGCGTCCACCAGCACGAGCGCGCCCTCGTCGGCGCCGGCCACCCGGCGGACCGGGGCCATCACGCCGGTGGAGGTCTCGTTGTGCGCCCAGGCGTAGACGTCGACGCCGGCCTCGGCGCGCGGCGAGGGGCGGGTGCCGGTGGGGGACTCGATGACCGTGGGGTCGCCGAGGAACGGCGCGGCCTGCGCGGCCTGGGCGAACTTGGAGGAGAACTCCCCGAAGACCAGGTGCTGGCTGCGCTCGCGGACCAGGCCGAACGTCGCGACGTCCCAGAACGCGGTCGCGCCGCCGTTGCCGAGGACCACCTCGTAGCCCTCGGGCAGCTCGAACAGCGCGGCGATCCCCTCACGGACCCGGCCCACGAGGTTCTTCACCGGGGCCTGGCGGTGGGAGGTGCCGAGCAGGGAGCTGCCGGTGGCGGCGAGCGCCTGCAGGGCCTCGACCCGGACCTTCGAGGGGCCGGCGCCGAAGCGGCCGTCGGCGGGCAGGAGTGCGGCGGGGAGGGTGATCGTCTCGGTCACGGTGGCTGCTACCTCGGGGAGTGTCGCGTGCGGGTGACCTGACCTCGTTGTCAGCGTGTGCACCACTATTCTGGCATCCGCCACCGCACCGGACACGAACGGGGACACCTGATGAGCATGCGCATCCTCGCGGTTGCGTTCACCCATCCCGACACCCAGCGGCTGGTCGCGGACGTGCAGGCGGAGTACGTCCGGCTCTACGGCAGCGAGGACTCCACCCCGCTGGACACCGGCGTCTTCGACCCGCCGCAGGGTGCCTTCTTCGTCGGTTACGTCGACGGGCAGCCCGTCGCGATGGGCGGCTGGCGGCTGCGCTCGGACGTCCCGGCCCTCGGGGCGACCCGGTCCGCCGAGGTGAAGCGGATGTACGTCGCACCGGCCGCCCGCCGCCAGGGGCTGGCCCGGGCGGTGCTCGCGCACCTGGAGGAGACCGCCGCGCGGGCCGGTGCCGAGGCGATGGTCCTGGAGACCGGCACCGAGCAGCCGGAGGCCATCGCGATGTACGAGCGGGCCGGCTACGAGCGGATCGAGGGCTTCGGCTACTACCGCTGGTCGCCCAAGTCGCGGTGCTACGGCAAGCGGCTGGTGCCCGGGTCCCGGGCCGGCCGCTAGGAGGCGACCGCGCGGGCGCTGACCGCCTCGTCCACGGTGTCGTGGATGGTGAACACCTTGTCCAGGCCGGTGATCCGGAAGATCTTCAGCATCTGTTGCTCGGTGCACACCAGGGACAGCGAGCCCTTGAGCGCGTAGGCCCGGCGGCGGCCGCCGATCAGCGCGCCCAGGCCGGTCGACTCGATGAAGTCGACGGCCAGCAGGTCGATGATCAGGTTGACGTCCCCGCCGACCAGGGTCTCGGTGATCGCGTCCTTGAGCTGGGGCCCGGTGGCGAAGTCGATCTCGCCCTGGGGGCTGAGGATCGCGTAGCCCTCACGCCGCTCGACGTCGATCTGCAGATGCATGCTTCCTCCGATGTACCGGTCCGGACGCCGCTGCATTGCTGAACGAGCCCCGGGCATTCTGTCAGAAACCGCCCGGAAGTCCATTCCGGGCCCCGGGGCCCACCGGTCAGGCCCAGGCGCTCTGCCAGCCCTCGACCTCGTCGGCCTTGCGCGGCGCGGGCCCGGAGTACTTCGCGGACGGCCGGATCAGCCGGCCGGTGCGCTTCTGCTCCAGGATGTGCGCCGACCAGCCACCCGTGCGGGCGCAGGTGAACATCGAGGTGAACATGTGCGGCGGCACCTCGGCGAAGTCCAGGACGATGGCCGCCCAGAACTCCACGTTGGTCTCCAGGACGCGGTCCGGGCGGCGCGCCTTGAGCTCGGCCAGCGCCGCCTTCTCCAGGGCCTCGGCGACCGCGTAGCGCGGCGCGCCGAGCTCCTTCGCCGTGCGCCGCAGCACCCGGGCGCGCGGGTCCTCGGCGCGGTAGACGCGGTGCCCGAAGCCCATCAGCCGCTCACCCCTGTCGAGCAGGGCCTTGACGTAGGCCTCGGCGTCGCCGGTCTTCTCGACCTCCTCGAGCATGCCGAGCACGCGGGAGGGCGCGCCGCCGTGCAGCGGGCCGCTCATCGCGCCGATCGCGCCGGAGAAGGCGGCGGCCACGTCGGCACCGGTGGAGGTGATCACCCGGGAGGTGAAGGTGGAGGCGTTCATGCCGTGCTCGGCCGCCGAGCTCCAGTAGGCGTCGATGGCCGCGACGTGCTTGGGGTCGGCCTCGCCCTTCCAGCGGATCAGGAACCGCTCGGCGAGGGTGTGCCCGGCGTCCACGTCCTTCTGGGGGACGACCGGCTGGTGCAGGCCGCGGGCGGCCTGGGCGGCGTAGGACAGCACCATCACCGCGACCCGGCTCAGGTCGTCGCGGGCCTGCTGGTCGGTGATGTCGTAGGTCTGCCGGAAGCCGAACGCGGGCGCGAGCATCGCGATGGCCGCCTGCACGTCCACGCGCACCTCGCCGGTGTGCACCGGGATGTTGTAGGCCTCGGCCGGCGGCAGGCCGGGGGAGTAGGTGCCGTCGACGAGCAGGCCCCAGACGTTCTCGAAGGGCACGTGCCCGACGATGTCCTCGATGTCGACGCCGCGGTAGCGCAGCGCGGACCCTTCCTTGTCGGGCTCGGCGATCTCGGTCTCGAAGGCGACAACGCCCTCCAGGCCGTGGTGGACCTCGGTCATGACGACTCCTCTGTGGCTGTTCGACGCACCCCAAACGAGCTCATCATGCCGTATGGGTAGGTTCGCAGGATGAGCGAGCACCCCCAGACCCAGGACCTCGGTGCGCTGCGCCGCGAGTACGGCGACCGCGGGCTCGACACCCCGGACCTGGAGCCCGACCCGGTCGAGATGTTCCGGCGGTGGCTGGACGAGACCGTGGAGTCCGGGGTGCACGAGCCCAACGCGATGGTGGTCTCGACGGTGTCGGCCGAGGGCAGGCCCTCCTCGCGGATGGTGCTGCTGAAGGGGCTCGACACCCGGGGCTTCGTGTTCTACACGAACTACGAGTCCCGCAAGGGCGAGGAGATCGACGCCAACCCGCACGTCTCGCTGCTGTTCCCGTGGCAGGACCTGCAGCGCCAGGTCCGGGTCGAGGGCACCGCCTCGCGGGTCTCCCGGGAGGAGAGCGCCGCCTACTTCGCCGAGCGACCCCGGGAGTCGCAGCTCGGCGCCTGGGCGTCGCCGCAGTCCCGGGTGGTGGCCTCGCGCGCCGCGCTCGACGAGCGGTACGGCGGCGTGCTGGCGCAGTTCGCCGACGTGGACGACGTACCCCTCCCGCCGTCGTGGGGCGGGTTCCGGGTGGAGCCCGAGCTCGTGGAGTTCTGGCAGGGCCGCAAGGGCCGGATGCACGACCGGCTGCGCTACCGCCGCACGCACGGCGACCCGCACGCGCCCTGGACCGTGGAGCGGCTGGCCCCGTAGCCGGAAAACCGCTTGTGAGTGAGCACTCACTCACCTAGCATGTGGGGGTGACCTCCTCCCGCCGCACCGGCCGCGCCGCGCCGATGGCCCCCGACGACCGCCGCCGCGCGATCGTCGACGTCGTCGTGCCGCTGCTGCTCCAGCACGGCGGCGGGGTGACCACCAAGCAGATCGCCGAGGCCGCCGGCATCGCCGAGGGCACGATCTTCCGGGTCTTCCCCGACAAGGCCGCGCTGCTGATGGCGGCCGCGGCGGAGACCATGGACCCCGCCGCCGGGAAGGCCGAGCTGGCCGACGCCCTGGCGGGCGTCACCGACCTGCGGGAGCGGGTGCTGGTCGCCACCGAGCGGATGCACGCACGCTCGGAGCGGGTCGTCGCGGTGATGATGGCGCTGCGCGAGGTCTGGATGTCCCAGCCGCCCGGGTCGCACGAGCACCCGCCGGGGCCGCCGCAGTTCGTCCTCGACTCGCACCGGGCGCTGCTCGACCGGCTCACCGAGGTCTTCGAGCCGCACCGCGACGAGCTCACCGTCGAGCCCCGCAAGGCCGCGCTGCTGCTGCGCACCCTGGTGCTCGGCGTGCGGCACCCCGGCGCCGAGCCGGAGCAGATGCTCACCCCCTCCGAGATCACCGACGCCCTGCTCGGTGGAATCCGCACCCGACCCACCCGCCAGGAGGCCTGACGTGCTGATCCGGATCCTGAAGGAGTACCTCGCGGCGTACCGCAGGCCGCTCTCGCTCGTCGTGCTGCTGCAGTTCGTCGGCACCATGGCGGCGCTCTACCTGCCCAGCCTGAACGCGGACATCATCGACAGCGGCGTCGCGCGCGGCGACACCGGCTACATCGTGCGGACCGGCGCGACGATGTTGATGGTCTCGCTGGTGCAGATCCTGTGCAGCGGCGCCGCGGTGTACGTCGGGGCGCGCACCGCGATGGCGTTCGGCCGCGACCTGCGCGCCGGCCTGTTCCAGCGGGTCGGCACCTACAGCAGCCGCGAGGTCGCGCAGATCGGGGCGCCGTCGCTGATCACCCGCAACACCAACGACGTCCAGCAGGTGCAGATGCTGGTGCTGATGACCTGCACGATGATGGTCGCGGCGCCGATCATGATGGTCGGCGGCGTGCTGATGGCGATGCGCGAGGACCTCGGGCTGTCCTGGCTGCTCGCGGTCTGCGTCCCGATGCTGTTCCTGGCGGTCGGCTTCATCATCTCCCGGATGGTCCCGGGGTTCCGGCTGATGCAGACCCGCATCGACGGGGTGAACCGGATCCTCCGCGAGCAGATCACCGGCATCCGGGTGGTCCGGGCCTTCGTCCGCGAGCCCGTCGAGACCCGCCGCTTCGCCCGGGCCAACGACGACCTCAC
It encodes:
- a CDS encoding STAS domain-containing protein, coding for MHLQIDVERREGYAILSPQGEIDFATGPQLKDAITETLVGGDVNLIIDLLAVDFIESTGLGALIGGRRRAYALKGSLSLVCTEQQMLKIFRITGLDKVFTIHDTVDEAVSARAVAS
- a CDS encoding citrate synthase 2, whose protein sequence is MTEVHHGLEGVVAFETEIAEPDKEGSALRYRGVDIEDIVGHVPFENVWGLLVDGTYSPGLPPAEAYNIPVHTGEVRVDVQAAIAMLAPAFGFRQTYDITDQQARDDLSRVAVMVLSYAAQAARGLHQPVVPQKDVDAGHTLAERFLIRWKGEADPKHVAAIDAYWSSAAEHGMNASTFTSRVITSTGADVAAAFSGAIGAMSGPLHGGAPSRVLGMLEEVEKTGDAEAYVKALLDRGERLMGFGHRVYRAEDPRARVLRRTAKELGAPRYAVAEALEKAALAELKARRPDRVLETNVEFWAAIVLDFAEVPPHMFTSMFTCARTGGWSAHILEQKRTGRLIRPSAKYSGPAPRKADEVEGWQSAWA
- the pdxH gene encoding pyridoxamine 5'-phosphate oxidase; this encodes MSEHPQTQDLGALRREYGDRGLDTPDLEPDPVEMFRRWLDETVESGVHEPNAMVVSTVSAEGRPSSRMVLLKGLDTRGFVFYTNYESRKGEEIDANPHVSLLFPWQDLQRQVRVEGTASRVSREESAAYFAERPRESQLGAWASPQSRVVASRAALDERYGGVLAQFADVDDVPLPPSWGGFRVEPELVEFWQGRKGRMHDRLRYRRTHGDPHAPWTVERLAP
- a CDS encoding TetR/AcrR family transcriptional regulator, which codes for MTSSRRTGRAAPMAPDDRRRAIVDVVVPLLLQHGGGVTTKQIAEAAGIAEGTIFRVFPDKAALLMAAAAETMDPAAGKAELADALAGVTDLRERVLVATERMHARSERVVAVMMALREVWMSQPPGSHEHPPGPPQFVLDSHRALLDRLTEVFEPHRDELTVEPRKAALLLRTLVLGVRHPGAEPEQMLTPSEITDALLGGIRTRPTRQEA